A single window of Hemibagrus wyckioides isolate EC202008001 linkage group LG28, SWU_Hwy_1.0, whole genome shotgun sequence DNA harbors:
- the LOC131348492 gene encoding zinc finger Y-chromosomal protein 1, which yields MDETVTRLALRSQEPKIILHGSDDGGMCGEEYVVELQETVLLSDGENDGENDAVAVRSFSSDELVIQDAVEDVVAEDDEGVAVETCVMSLEGEEDEEDGVTVAEEELVEERENELHSSGDYLMISLDEDGKMVSADGEEVTVEGTLDDQEVEKDEDGQEVIKVYIFKADSGDDELGEGDTDSVCKPLREKMLYMSVSDGHHTHTDGGSKLSDEVYMEVVVGGEEPVCNDRPYESKDFMPVNWTTAYDDSECCENRNGAASAVLHIDESETPHTLKQQHGKSHRRAEHRQVQTAIIIGPYGQPLTVYPCVLCGKKFKSRGFLKRHTRNHHQDVLTRKKYQCTDCDFTTNKKSSFHSHMEEHTQHTHTLSTKAQFESETLKDFHQQVPLFSNRLHPQQKTKMAAVPAKKSHKCKFCEYETAEQGLLNRHLLAVHSKNFPHVCVECGKGFRHPSELRKHTRTHTGEKPYSCTHCSYKSADSSNLKTHVKTKHSREDEDEETAAVLVPHVEQLVETVMETSQDRDPEHHHDNDDDDNDEARGHRCDLCDHRSSNSSDLKRHVISVHTKDYPHKCDICGKGFHRPSELKKHTVSHKAKRPHQCRHCNFKTADPFVLSRHILSVHTKEQQQQETQENTNEQQQQPAPSLHTQERSPPKKTVGAAQLALGGAPIIKKVIGAKGPRERRVYQCQYCDYSTGDASGFKRHVISIHTKDYPHRCQFCSKGFRRPSEKNQHIMRHHKDMMASE from the exons aTGATGGAGGGATGTGTGGGGAGGAGTACGTGGTAGAGCTGCAGGAAACGGTCCTGCTGTCGGACGGAGAGAACGATGGAGAGAACGACGCTGTGGCAGTGCGGAGTTTCTCCTCCGACGAGCTCGTCATCCAGGACGCCGTGGAGGATGTGGTCGCTGAGGACGATGAGGGAGTTGCCGTGGAGACGTGCGTGATGTCACTGGAGggtgaggaggatgaagaggatggAGTGACTGTGGCGGAAGAAGAGCTGGTGGAGGAGAGGGAGAATGAACTGCACTCATCTGGAGATTACCTCATGATCTCAC tggATGAAGACGGGAAAATGGTGTCTGCTGATGGAGAGGAAGTGACAGTGGAAGGAACATTAGATGACCAGGAAGTGGAGAAAGATGAGGATGGACAGGAAGTCATCAAAGTTTACATCTTTAAAGCTGACTCTGGGGACGATgagcttg gtgaaggGGACACAGACTCCGTGTGTAAGCCCCTGAGGGAGAAGATGCTCTACATGTCAGTGAGTGATggccatcacactcacactgatg GAGGCTCTAAGCTCTCTGATGAGGTTTatatggaggtggtggtggggggagAGGAGCCGGTGTGTAATGATCGACCGTACGAAAGCAAAGACTTCATGCCTGTGAACTGGACGACTGCCTATG atgaCTCGGAATGCTGTGAGAACAGGAACGGTGCAGCGAGTGCGGTTCTGCACATTGATGAGTCTGAGACGCCGCACACTCTCAAACAACAACATGGCAAATCACACAGACGGGCCGAGCACAGGCAGGTGCAGACAG caaTTATTATCGGGCCGTACGGTCAGCCCCTCACGGTCTACCCCTGTGTTCTGTGTGGGAAGAAGTTTAAATCTCGCGGCTTCCTGAAGCGTCACACTCGGAACCACCACCAGGACGTCCTGACCCGTAAGAAGTACCAGTGCACCGACTGCGACTTCACCACCAACAAGAAGTCCAGCTTCCACAGTCACATggaggaacacacacaacacacacacacactcagcaccaaGGCTCAGTTTGAGTCTGAAACTCTGAAAGATTTCCACCAGCAGGTGCCGCTCTTCTCCAACCGCCTTCACCCTCAGCAGAAAACAAAGATGGCCGCCGTTCCTGCAAAGAAGTCACACAAGTGCAAGTTCTGTGAGTACGAGACGGCGGAGCAGGGCCTGTTAAACCGCCACCTGCTGGCAGTGCACAGTAAAAACTTCCCCCACGTGTGTGTGGAGTGCGGAAAGGGCTTCAGGCACCCATCCGAGTTACGTAagcacacgcgcacgcacacgggCGAGAAGCCATACTCCTGCACGCACTGCAGCTACAAATCTGCCGACTCGTCCAACCTGAAGACGCACGTGAAGACCAAACACAGCCGCGAGGACGAGGATGAGGAGACGGCGGCGGTTTTGGTGCCGCATGTGGAGCAGCTCGTGGAGACCGTCATGGAGACATCGCAGGACCGCGACCCCGAGCACCATCATGACAACGATGACGACGACAACGATGAGGCTCGAGGTCATCGGTGTGACTTGTGTGATCATCGCAGCTCCAATTCCAGCGACCTGAAACGCCATGTCATCTCCGTCCACACAAAAGACTATCCTCATAAGTGCGACATCTGCGGTAAAGGCTTTCATCGACCCTCGGAGCTCAAAAAGCACACCGTATCCCATAAGGCCAAGCGGCCGCACCAGTGTCGCCACTGCAACTTTAAGACTGCCGATCCGTTCGTGCTGAGTCGACACATTTTATCCGTTCACACTAaggaacagcagcagcaggaaacacaagaaaacacgaatgagcagcagcagcaaccgGCACCTTCGTTGCATACGCAGGAGCGAAGTCCGCCCAAGAAGACGGTCGGGGCGGCACAGCTCGCGCTGGGCGGAGCTCCCATCATTAAAAAGGTGATCGGTGCCAAGGGACCAAGGGAACgacgtgtgtatcagtgtcagtactgCGACTACAGCACCGGAGACGCCTCGGGATTCAAACGCCACGTCATTTCCATCCACACCAAGGATTATCCACATCGCTGCCAGTTCTGCTCCAAGGG